One Algibacter sp. L3A6 genomic region harbors:
- a CDS encoding DUF1456 family protein, whose amino-acid sequence MTNNDILKKLRVALKLRDDEIVKILELVDFRISKSELGAFFRRDDHPKYMECGDQVLRNFLNGLVIHLRGPMPKKGEKKPQKKE is encoded by the coding sequence ATGACAAATAACGACATTTTAAAAAAGTTACGCGTGGCATTAAAACTACGTGATGATGAAATTGTAAAAATTTTAGAACTTGTAGATTTCAGAATTTCTAAAAGTGAATTGGGTGCGTTCTTTAGACGCGACGATCACCCGAAGTATATGGAATGCGGCGATCAAGTTTTACGTAATTTCCTTAATGGCTTAGTAATTCATTTAAGAGGACCAATGCCTAAAAAAGGAGAAAAGAAACCACAAAAAAA